A genomic window from Terriglobia bacterium includes:
- the kdsA gene encoding 3-deoxy-8-phosphooctulonate synthase, whose product MTPVHEIALGSLRLGGGHPLFLIAGPCVIESEAHTRRMAEELARIAGECGVPLIFKASYDKANRSSGKSYRGPGLQEGLRILGKIKSELHLPILTDIHECAHAAPAAEVCDILQIPAFLARQTDLLVAAAKTGRIVNVKKAQFLSPWEMGNVVEKIAGAGNQKIMLTERGASFGYQNLVVDMRTFPILRKLGYPVVFDVTHSVQIPGGLGHASGGQPEFIEPLARAGVAAGVDGVFLEVHDNPAQALSDGANALPLALFPALLARLKELSTLVRRWGVL is encoded by the coding sequence ATGACCCCCGTGCACGAGATCGCGCTTGGCTCGCTCCGCCTCGGCGGCGGCCATCCCCTGTTTCTGATCGCCGGGCCGTGCGTGATCGAAAGCGAAGCGCACACCCGCCGGATGGCGGAGGAGTTGGCGCGCATCGCCGGGGAGTGCGGCGTTCCGCTGATCTTCAAGGCTTCCTACGACAAGGCCAACCGCTCGTCGGGAAAGTCCTATCGCGGGCCGGGGCTGCAGGAGGGCCTGCGCATCCTCGGCAAGATCAAGAGCGAGCTGCACCTGCCCATCCTTACGGACATTCACGAGTGCGCTCATGCGGCGCCCGCCGCGGAAGTCTGCGACATCCTGCAAATTCCCGCGTTTCTGGCGCGGCAGACCGACCTGCTGGTGGCCGCCGCGAAAACCGGGCGGATCGTCAACGTGAAGAAGGCGCAGTTTCTTTCGCCGTGGGAGATGGGCAACGTGGTGGAAAAAATCGCTGGGGCCGGCAACCAGAAAATCATGCTGACCGAGCGCGGGGCTTCCTTCGGCTACCAGAACCTGGTGGTGGATATGCGCACGTTCCCGATCCTGCGCAAACTGGGCTACCCGGTGGTGTTTGACGTGACGCACTCGGTGCAGATACCCGGCGGGCTGGGCCACGCAAGCGGGGGGCAGCCGGAGTTCATCGAGCCGCTGGCGCGCGCGGGGGTTGCCGCGGGGGTGGACGGGGTGTTCCTGGAAGTGCACGACAATCCGGCGCAGGCGCTCTCCGACGGAGCGAATGCCTTGCCGCTGGCGCTGTTCCCTGCCCTGCTGGCGCGGCTCAAAGAACTTTCCACACTGGTGCGGCGCTGGGGTGTCCTATGA
- a CDS encoding glucose 1-dehydrogenase, which translates to MPTPGAEFGAGRKILAGRAAIVSGAASGIGRATALLLAREGADVTIADRNERQGAAVAQEIAGAGGRATFEKTDVSQAADCRRVVEATTKRCGGLHILATCAGIIRRYSVVELAEEDWDAMMAVNAKGAFLLSKFAVPAMARSGGGAIVHIASDWGLNGGRKAAGYCASKGAVVLLTKAMAIDHAAEGIRVNCICPGDIDTPMLRAESQQLGQTDEEFVAEMSRRPLGRVGKPEEIAQAVLYLVSDASSFVTGIAHLVDGGANAGSM; encoded by the coding sequence ATGCCTACACCCGGGGCCGAATTTGGGGCGGGCAGAAAAATACTTGCAGGCAGAGCGGCTATCGTCAGCGGGGCGGCGTCCGGGATCGGGCGAGCCACGGCCCTGCTGCTGGCGCGCGAAGGCGCGGACGTCACGATCGCCGACCGCAATGAAAGGCAGGGCGCGGCGGTGGCGCAAGAGATCGCCGGCGCGGGCGGGCGCGCCACGTTTGAAAAGACGGACGTGTCGCAGGCGGCGGATTGCCGGCGGGTGGTGGAAGCGACGACCAAGCGCTGCGGGGGCTTGCACATCCTGGCCACTTGCGCGGGGATCATCCGGCGCTATTCAGTGGTGGAACTGGCGGAAGAGGACTGGGACGCGATGATGGCGGTCAACGCCAAGGGGGCGTTCCTGCTTTCCAAGTTTGCGGTGCCGGCGATGGCGCGGAGCGGCGGCGGCGCGATCGTGCATATCGCCTCGGACTGGGGGCTCAACGGCGGGAGAAAGGCGGCGGGATATTGCGCTTCGAAGGGCGCAGTGGTGCTGCTGACCAAGGCGATGGCCATCGACCATGCGGCGGAAGGGATCCGCGTGAACTGCATCTGTCCCGGGGACATCGATACGCCGATGCTGCGCGCGGAATCGCAGCAGCTGGGGCAGACGGACGAGGAGTTTGTGGCGGAAATGTCGCGGCGGCCGCTCGGAAGAGTCGGCAAGCCGGAGGAGATCGCGCAGGCGGTGCTGTACCTGGTGAGCGACGCGTCGTCCTTCGTGACCGGGATTGCGCACCTGGTGGATGGCGGGGCCAACGCCGGGTCCATGTGA
- a CDS encoding HAD hydrolase family protein — MDVDGTLARGVWLLSRPDGTAVELKAFDPHDGQGLTLARTAGLRTGLITGRESAAVTRRAREMNMEFVYQKQSHKIACYEEILQKAGVTDAAVAYVGDDLPDIPLLKRVGLAVAVGDAAAEVKRIAHFVTKARGGEGAIREAVELILKAQGKWEGMIDKARAAPY, encoded by the coding sequence ATGGACGTGGACGGCACGCTGGCGCGCGGGGTCTGGCTGCTCTCGCGGCCGGACGGGACGGCGGTGGAACTCAAGGCCTTCGATCCCCACGACGGGCAGGGGCTAACGCTGGCGCGGACCGCCGGCCTGCGCACCGGGCTGATCACCGGCCGGGAAAGCGCCGCGGTGACGCGCCGCGCGCGGGAGATGAACATGGAGTTCGTCTACCAGAAGCAGTCGCACAAGATCGCCTGCTACGAGGAGATCCTGCAGAAGGCCGGAGTAACGGACGCCGCCGTAGCCTACGTCGGCGACGACCTGCCGGATATTCCGCTGCTGAAGCGGGTGGGGCTGGCGGTGGCGGTGGGCGACGCCGCAGCGGAGGTCAAACGCATCGCGCATTTCGTGACGAAAGCGCGGGGCGGCGAAGGGGCCATTCGCGAGGCGGTGGAATTGATTCTGAAGGCCCAGGGGAAATGGGAAGGCATGATCGACAAGGCGCGCGCGGCGCCTTATTGA
- a CDS encoding KpsF/GutQ family sugar-phosphate isomerase — protein sequence MSLETARRVLRIEAQAIQDVLGRLDTSFEKAVELFFNCRGRIVVSGMGKSGLIGRKISATLSSTGTPSLFLHPAEAMHGDLGMLARGDAMLAISYGGETEELVGLLETLKRLEIKLVTLTGNMRSTLAGASDAVLDCSVREEACSLNLAPTASTAVAMAVGDALAVSLLERRGFSPDDFAALHPGGRLGKKLLRVEHLMHGGVELPRVARDARMPDVIYEMSKKGLGMTTVVEADGRLAGVVTDGDLRRLMATQKGAVLEMTAGACMTGNPQTIGPLALAGEALNVMEKRKITAVVVVDETHKVLGVVHLHDLWTLELI from the coding sequence ATGAGCCTGGAGACCGCGCGGCGCGTGCTGCGCATCGAAGCGCAAGCCATTCAGGACGTCCTGGGGCGGCTGGACACCAGCTTTGAGAAGGCCGTGGAACTGTTCTTCAACTGCCGCGGGCGCATCGTGGTCAGCGGCATGGGCAAGTCCGGGCTGATCGGGCGGAAGATTTCCGCGACGCTTTCCAGCACGGGCACGCCGTCGCTGTTCCTGCATCCGGCGGAAGCGATGCACGGGGACCTGGGAATGCTGGCGCGGGGCGACGCGATGCTGGCGATCTCCTACGGCGGGGAGACCGAAGAGCTGGTGGGGCTGCTGGAGACGCTGAAGCGGCTGGAGATAAAGCTGGTCACGCTCACCGGGAACATGCGCTCGACGCTGGCAGGTGCGAGCGACGCGGTGCTGGACTGCAGCGTGCGCGAGGAAGCTTGCTCGCTGAACCTGGCGCCAACGGCGAGCACCGCGGTGGCGATGGCGGTGGGGGACGCGCTGGCTGTGTCGCTCTTGGAGCGGCGCGGGTTCAGCCCCGACGATTTCGCGGCGCTGCATCCCGGGGGCCGGCTGGGCAAGAAGCTGCTGCGGGTGGAGCACCTGATGCACGGCGGGGTGGAACTGCCGCGCGTGGCGCGGGATGCGCGCATGCCGGACGTCATCTACGAGATGAGCAAGAAGGGCCTGGGCATGACCACGGTAGTGGAAGCGGACGGGCGGCTCGCAGGGGTAGTGACCGACGGAGATCTGCGGCGGCTGATGGCCACGCAGAAAGGCGCGGTGCTGGAGATGACCGCGGGAGCGTGCATGACCGGCAACCCGCAGACGATCGGGCCGCTGGCGCTGGCCGGCGAAGCGTTGAACGTGATGGAGAAGCGCAAGATCACGGCGGTGGTGGTGGTGGACGAGACGCACAAGGTGCTCGGGGTGGTGCACCTGCACGATCTGTGGACGCTGGAACTGATTTAG